In Kitasatospora gansuensis, a genomic segment contains:
- the gatB gene encoding Asp-tRNA(Asn)/Glu-tRNA(Gln) amidotransferase subunit GatB, with product MSVISLVSYEDALASYDPVMGLEVHVELGTKTKMFCGCSTELGAEPNSQTCPTCLGLPGSLPVVNAIGVESAIKIGLALNCEIAEWCRFARKNYFYPDMPKNFQTSQYDEPIAFNGYLDVQLEDGSTFRVEIERAHMEEDTGKSSHIGGATGRIHGASHSLLDYNRAGIPLIEIVTKPIEGAGERAPEVAKAYVAELRELIKALDVSEARMDKGQMRCDVNLSLRPHGREKFGTRSETKNVNSLRSVERAARFEIRRHATVLDDGGTIVQETRHFHEEDGSTTAGRIKDNAEDYRYFPEPDLVPIAPSREWVEELRAGLPELPRVRRARLQGEWGLSDKDMQSVLNAGAVQPILDTIEAGTTAEQARKWWMGEVARNANETGTELSEQPITPVQVARIAALVAEGKLNDKLAKQVIAAVLAGEGEPDAVIEARGLAVVSDDSALGAAVDQAIAENGAIADKIRDGKIAAVGALVGAVMKTTRGQADAAKVKDMIFAKLGVTPE from the coding sequence GTGAGCGTCATTAGCCTGGTCTCGTACGAGGACGCACTTGCCTCGTACGACCCGGTGATGGGCCTTGAGGTCCATGTCGAGCTGGGTACCAAGACCAAGATGTTCTGCGGCTGCTCGACCGAGCTGGGCGCCGAGCCCAACTCGCAGACCTGCCCGACCTGCCTCGGCCTGCCGGGCTCGCTGCCGGTGGTCAACGCGATCGGTGTGGAGTCGGCGATCAAGATCGGTCTCGCGCTGAACTGCGAGATCGCCGAGTGGTGCCGGTTCGCCCGGAAGAACTACTTCTACCCGGACATGCCGAAGAACTTCCAGACCTCGCAGTACGACGAGCCGATCGCCTTCAACGGCTACCTCGACGTGCAGTTGGAGGACGGTTCGACCTTCCGGGTCGAGATCGAGCGCGCCCACATGGAGGAGGACACCGGCAAGTCCTCGCACATCGGCGGCGCGACCGGCCGGATCCACGGCGCCTCGCACTCGCTGCTGGACTACAACCGGGCCGGCATCCCGCTGATCGAGATCGTCACCAAGCCGATCGAGGGCGCGGGCGAGCGGGCTCCGGAGGTGGCGAAGGCGTACGTGGCCGAGCTGCGTGAGCTGATCAAGGCGCTGGACGTCTCCGAGGCCCGGATGGACAAGGGCCAGATGCGCTGCGACGTGAACCTGTCGCTGCGTCCGCACGGCCGGGAGAAGTTCGGCACCCGCTCGGAGACCAAGAACGTCAACTCGCTGCGCAGCGTGGAGCGGGCGGCCCGGTTCGAGATCCGCCGGCACGCCACGGTGCTCGACGACGGCGGCACGATCGTCCAGGAGACCCGGCACTTCCACGAGGAGGACGGCTCCACCACGGCCGGCCGGATCAAGGACAACGCCGAGGACTACCGGTACTTCCCGGAGCCCGACCTGGTCCCGATCGCGCCCTCGCGCGAGTGGGTCGAGGAGCTGCGGGCCGGACTGCCCGAGCTGCCCCGGGTCCGCCGGGCCCGGCTGCAGGGCGAGTGGGGCCTGTCCGACAAGGACATGCAGTCGGTGCTCAACGCCGGCGCGGTCCAGCCGATCCTGGACACCATCGAGGCCGGCACCACCGCCGAGCAGGCCCGGAAGTGGTGGATGGGCGAGGTGGCGCGCAACGCCAACGAGACCGGCACCGAGCTGAGCGAGCAGCCGATCACCCCGGTCCAGGTCGCCCGGATCGCCGCGCTGGTCGCGGAGGGCAAGCTGAACGACAAGCTGGCCAAGCAGGTCATCGCGGCCGTGCTGGCCGGCGAGGGCGAGCCGGACGCGGTGATCGAGGCCCGCGGCCTGGCCGTGGTCTCGGACGACTCCGCGCTCGGCGCGGCGGTCGACCAGGCGATCGCCGAGAACGGCGCGATCGCCGACAAGATCCGGGACGGCAAGATCGCCGCCGTCGGTGCCCTGGTCGGCGCGGTCATGAAGACCACCCGCGGCCAGGCCGACGCCGCGAAGGTCAAGGACATGATCTTCGCGAAGCTCGGGGTCACCCCCGAGTAA